The Sediminicola sp. YIK13 genomic sequence TTATCCTTTTTGGTGAGGTTTAAATCCTCGAAATAACGCACAGCGTCATAGGCCATATACCCGAACAGACCATTGTTGATGAATTTAAAGTCATTGTTTTGAGCATGGAATTTCTTGCTGAAATCATCCAGGATAGATGGTATGTCCGTATTGCTGTTGATCGAAATCTCCTTTTTGGAGCCATCCGGAAAATGTTGTGACACCAATTCATGCTCTACCTTGATTGAAGCAATGGGATTACAACAGATATAAGAAAAGCTATTGTCATTTGCATGATAGTCACTACTCTCCAATAGAATGCTATTTGGAAACCTATCCCTTATCTTGAGGTAGACACTTACCGGGGTAATGGTATCCGCAAGGATTTTTTTATAATGGGTAATTAATTCGTATTTCATGGATGTACTCAATTTTAATGTCCTTTAAATGAATTTTAGCAAAAATGAAAAAAGGCTTGTCGTGATGACAAGCCTTTTATATAGTATAACTACAATGATGCTCTGCTCACGACGTTGTTCGTAAGTTTTTCCACCACCAAGTATTTGCTATTCTGTTTTTCATTGAGCCCCAAATATAGGGAGGAAATTTAGATTGACAAACAGCTGTTATGGAAAAAATAAAAAACCCCACAAAAGTGAGGTTTAAAACATTTTAAATTATTGGATTTAGAAGGCTAAATCTACCACCAAATCGAATTCGTCATAGATAGTTTTGTCTCCTAAGTTATCGAAGAAACTTCCTGAACCGTATTTAACATCATATTTGGAACGGTCCACTTTTAATGTAGCCGTCGCTTTGTTACCGTATACAGAAACATCAAATGTTACCGGATTGGTTTTTCCTTTGATAGTAAGGTCTCCCGTTACTTTGTAGGAGTTTTTACCTGTAGCTTTAACGCTAGTAAAAACCAATTTGGATGTTGGATTGCTCTCTACACCGAAAAAATCATCTGATTTTAAATGTCCTTCCAACTTTCCTTTAGACTCACCTTCTAAATCAGTAGAGATCAAAGAAGTCATATCTACTACAAATTCGCCACCTGTTAATTGATCTCCATCAAACATCAATGAACCTTCCTTTAGGTTGATAGTTCCATAATGGGATCCTGTAACCTTGTACCCTTTCCAAGTTACGGTACTTTCAGCTGTTTTTACTTCTTTCTTTTCTACTTCAATAGGAGTGGATGCAA encodes the following:
- a CDS encoding YceI family protein, which codes for MRKSVFSLVLAIVVGSTAFASTPIEVEKKEVKTAESTVTWKGYKVTGSHYGTINLKEGSLMFDGDQLTGGEFVVDMTSLISTDLEGESKGKLEGHLKSDDFFGVESNPTSKLVFTSVKATGKNSYKVTGDLTIKGKTNPVTFDVSVYGNKATATLKVDRSKYDVKYGSGSFFDNLGDKTIYDEFDLVVDLAF